The Microscilla marina ATCC 23134 genome window below encodes:
- a CDS encoding toxin glutamine deamidase domain-containing protein, with product MLYTFLKKYTLLLCLLLASLSGQAKETDPEIQRRIATGTKELKAIIAQNAWNNARGLSHLNRYVFGNTKWIKVHQQAIDNSAAEAINALLVKYNEQAAGGKPYVYNAVKLYVYLGGIQGFKAPKPAKNETIAQTIARMKREGDRRLYEYTQYQTALRKEYKVLKGIMKSAPAAFQKSTYQMLAGLAMYLDVYPEKIALKPNEVLVAGIHGILPNASLSKTDGAIAPVLRSQMRPYMKAVIKEQPQLTPTEARQRRAQATQKLVEALLAQLGNYHPVKNPAKIDLNAEMPKLLTMTHQAAKVEAMQSQVPTQAQSELAGKVEVWNYTGLKAKGFRWAATEDDKMRAEFVKKIVLVVTNSHTSRSTLFDIANRRGRFDPGDDEMVFWVHYTDARHHTATFWYSQQVEEALQALKANAGVRKLFEQMMRRGVDEMGKSLTQVCGAVHYVTRMLTNCIKAGQIPEKYWNREHKDYIKSMRWVLAIVAMDFSGGELATRHFALSCGLWNGTLKTVGDITGLVSMFTGYVSDPKLRSQMDAMFKTLKDKGFFNLIGEQFGKHFNALGKINHKSFYLLGEDIIFILSMATGAGELGLFAKGGKLAKLGQGLNGAVKGGKAALTVAQNSFRVLRRQLAGQVKFVYRKTTQAYDIVASGKVIATLQGGKIKVKRWINTTQDKILHPKSMDNSPDGKFIAKNEKGEYGVCKADGRGNYQFEQAGFYASLKPAEIQRLRKVKWNNRDEALDLFIHAEGKQHFAYLENAQGNLQKIDVSTQDLASIVRTIDPGATKPIRLLSCSNMSAAQDFSKALGNRPIYATDAIVRVHADGGITTIARSGSKTSKWRKLQNGNDVGRAPKPKKPSRAAKKEFVEMGQVKLPNAVEKKLAELHIDKAEFMKDYSSIQQAVEANPGLIEGWKVLSSDVTIRTDAKHLQGVYEHLKANPSKLDEVKKGFETATDKRKFLSGLKLTKKKMELIHKVTYKSIDYQVFRNREGSVFIKFDNGGVSAATGKPKLKTLGRGSIKDGVFDGQLTMKNQKTGKYWHPDIRGSFVLKTLIDTEIAAGKQFKAFKASWNQNLSDNLDNFNAALQQGLSKAEAAKKTWTGIWLDKNYKLGKITDDDFSGIMNPDGITYQNVNVKFNIFQPSNTWKNIPDHPNLPYLKASVQKLGENLEKVFVKDLENKAFREGVFENIGLVKGWEILYKSGNARDITALYKAWLGSIGVSPQHLLRIDKFGDEALKVYRALGKDLQGQQITVDKLQDLELVAKWFQKQELDYLWGLKGKMKSVVKRNIPKWNRMKEVLGIDLAYQIVIINKTTRGNRNCVYCSLSTDYLLKGGELVPVKFNPPKGTSTPSTISEKWFGRKYSNNPTSIKSINTEMKKLGDGATGIIACKFNNPQKTGHALNVVNIKGNIWVIDAQAVSRDYLMTLDEFFQKFHYIHLMNTTGVMRKKPPLSQFKETMK from the coding sequence ATGTTGTATACCTTTCTCAAAAAATACACTTTGCTGCTTTGTTTGCTTTTGGCAAGCCTGAGTGGGCAGGCAAAAGAAACCGACCCCGAAATACAACGCCGGATTGCCACAGGTACTAAAGAATTGAAGGCAATCATTGCCCAAAATGCCTGGAACAACGCCCGTGGTTTGTCGCACCTCAACCGCTATGTGTTTGGCAACACCAAGTGGATCAAAGTACACCAACAAGCCATTGACAACTCGGCGGCAGAAGCGATCAACGCCTTGTTGGTCAAGTACAACGAACAAGCTGCTGGGGGCAAGCCCTATGTCTACAACGCGGTAAAGTTGTATGTCTACCTGGGGGGCATTCAGGGGTTCAAAGCCCCCAAACCTGCCAAAAACGAGACCATCGCCCAAACCATTGCCCGCATGAAGCGGGAGGGTGACCGCCGTTTGTATGAATATACCCAATACCAAACCGCCCTCCGAAAAGAATACAAAGTATTGAAGGGAATCATGAAAAGTGCCCCGGCTGCCTTTCAAAAATCGACCTACCAAATGCTGGCTGGGCTGGCCATGTACCTCGATGTGTACCCCGAAAAAATCGCCTTGAAACCCAACGAAGTATTGGTCGCGGGCATCCACGGCATATTGCCCAATGCCTCGCTCAGCAAAACCGATGGCGCCATTGCCCCCGTGTTGCGCAGCCAAATGCGCCCTTATATGAAAGCAGTGATCAAGGAACAGCCCCAGCTTACCCCCACCGAAGCGCGCCAACGCCGGGCACAAGCCACCCAAAAGCTGGTAGAAGCATTGCTTGCCCAATTGGGCAATTACCACCCGGTAAAAAATCCGGCGAAGATTGACTTGAACGCCGAAATGCCCAAGCTCCTGACTATGACCCACCAAGCCGCCAAAGTAGAAGCCATGCAAAGCCAGGTGCCTACCCAAGCCCAATCGGAGCTGGCGGGCAAGGTAGAGGTATGGAACTACACTGGGCTCAAGGCGAAGGGTTTTCGTTGGGCAGCTACCGAAGACGATAAAATGAGGGCAGAGTTTGTCAAGAAAATTGTGTTGGTGGTCACCAACTCCCACACCTCCCGGAGCACCTTGTTTGACATTGCCAACCGCCGGGGGCGTTTTGACCCTGGCGACGATGAAATGGTGTTTTGGGTGCATTATACCGATGCCCGCCACCACACGGCTACTTTTTGGTACAGCCAGCAAGTAGAAGAAGCCCTGCAAGCCCTCAAAGCCAATGCCGGGGTGCGCAAGCTCTTTGAGCAAATGATGCGCCGGGGGGTAGACGAGATGGGCAAAAGTCTGACCCAGGTATGCGGGGCAGTACATTATGTGACCCGAATGCTGACTAACTGCATAAAAGCAGGGCAGATACCCGAAAAGTATTGGAACCGGGAACACAAAGATTATATCAAAAGTATGCGCTGGGTGCTGGCCATTGTTGCCATGGATTTTAGTGGGGGTGAGCTGGCTACTCGTCATTTTGCCCTGAGCTGTGGTTTGTGGAATGGCACCCTCAAAACGGTGGGCGATATTACAGGGCTGGTGTCTATGTTTACGGGCTATGTGTCTGACCCTAAACTGCGTAGTCAGATGGACGCCATGTTTAAAACGCTCAAAGACAAGGGCTTTTTTAACCTCATTGGCGAGCAGTTTGGCAAGCATTTCAATGCCTTGGGTAAAATCAACCACAAGTCGTTTTACCTGTTGGGCGAAGACATTATCTTTATTTTATCGATGGCAACCGGGGCAGGCGAGTTGGGCTTGTTTGCCAAAGGGGGGAAACTGGCAAAGTTGGGGCAAGGGCTCAACGGAGCCGTCAAAGGAGGCAAAGCGGCGCTTACGGTGGCGCAAAACAGCTTCCGGGTGTTGCGTCGGCAGTTGGCGGGGCAAGTCAAGTTTGTCTACCGCAAAACCACCCAGGCTTATGACATCGTGGCATCGGGCAAGGTGATCGCTACTTTGCAGGGAGGAAAGATCAAAGTCAAGCGTTGGATCAATACCACCCAAGACAAAATACTGCACCCCAAGTCGATGGACAACAGTCCCGATGGTAAATTTATCGCAAAAAATGAAAAAGGAGAGTATGGGGTTTGTAAGGCAGATGGCAGGGGCAACTACCAGTTTGAGCAAGCGGGTTTTTATGCCTCCCTAAAACCTGCCGAAATACAAAGACTCCGCAAAGTAAAATGGAATAACCGCGATGAAGCCCTCGATTTGTTTATCCATGCCGAAGGCAAACAACACTTCGCCTACCTGGAAAATGCCCAGGGTAATCTGCAAAAAATAGATGTCAGCACCCAAGACCTTGCCAGCATCGTTCGCACCATTGACCCTGGCGCTACCAAACCCATCCGCCTACTTTCGTGCAGCAATATGAGTGCTGCCCAAGACTTCTCGAAAGCCCTGGGCAACCGCCCCATATACGCCACCGATGCCATTGTGCGGGTACACGCCGATGGAGGCATTACCACCATTGCCAGGTCGGGCAGCAAAACCAGTAAATGGCGCAAACTGCAAAATGGCAATGATGTGGGCAGGGCACCTAAGCCTAAGAAGCCAAGCAGAGCGGCGAAGAAGGAGTTTGTGGAGATGGGGCAAGTCAAGTTGCCCAATGCGGTGGAAAAGAAACTTGCGGAGCTTCATATAGATAAAGCGGAATTTATGAAGGATTATTCTTCTATTCAGCAAGCTGTAGAGGCTAATCCAGGGTTAATTGAAGGGTGGAAGGTGTTAAGTAGTGATGTCACTATAAGAACTGATGCTAAACATTTGCAAGGTGTTTATGAGCATTTGAAGGCTAACCCAAGCAAATTAGATGAAGTTAAAAAAGGCTTTGAAACTGCTACTGATAAGCGAAAATTCTTGAGTGGTTTAAAATTGACTAAAAAGAAGATGGAGCTTATACATAAAGTAACATACAAAAGCATTGACTATCAGGTTTTTAGAAATAGAGAAGGGTCTGTATTTATTAAGTTTGATAATGGAGGCGTTTCTGCTGCTACAGGAAAACCTAAGCTAAAAACATTAGGACGAGGATCTATCAAAGATGGTGTCTTTGATGGACAACTTACCATGAAAAATCAAAAAACAGGTAAATATTGGCATCCTGATATACGTGGTAGTTTTGTTCTAAAAACCCTGATTGATACAGAGATTGCAGCAGGAAAGCAATTCAAAGCATTTAAGGCTAGTTGGAATCAAAACTTAAGTGATAATCTTGATAATTTCAATGCAGCACTGCAACAAGGTTTAAGTAAAGCCGAAGCTGCAAAAAAAACTTGGACTGGTATCTGGTTAGACAAAAACTATAAACTTGGTAAAATTACAGATGATGACTTTTCAGGGATAATGAATCCTGATGGTATTACTTATCAAAACGTAAATGTTAAGTTTAATATTTTTCAGCCATCTAATACTTGGAAAAACATTCCTGACCACCCTAATCTACCCTACTTGAAAGCAAGCGTACAAAAGTTGGGTGAAAATTTAGAAAAGGTTTTTGTTAAAGATTTAGAAAACAAGGCATTTAGAGAAGGGGTGTTCGAAAATATAGGGCTTGTAAAAGGTTGGGAAATACTCTACAAATCAGGAAATGCAAGAGATATAACAGCACTTTATAAAGCTTGGTTAGGTTCTATAGGTGTATCACCACAACACCTTTTAAGAATTGATAAGTTTGGCGATGAAGCTCTAAAAGTGTATAGGGCATTAGGTAAAGACCTCCAGGGACAGCAAATCACTGTAGACAAACTTCAAGATTTAGAACTAGTTGCAAAATGGTTTCAAAAACAAGAATTAGATTATTTATGGGGGTTAAAAGGCAAAATGAAATCTGTGGTAAAGAGAAATATACCTAAATGGAATAGAATGAAAGAAGTATTAGGGATAGACTTAGCATACCAAATCGTAATAATCAACAAAACAACTAGAGGCAATCGAAACTGTGTATACTGTAGTTTAAGCACAGATTACTTACTTAAAGGCGGTGAGCTAGTACCTGTTAAATTTAACCCTCCGAAAGGAACATCTACTCCTTCAACCATTTCTGAAAAGTGGTTTGGGAGAAAATATAGCAATAATCCAACTTCTATTAAAAGTATAAATACAGAAATGAAAAAACTTGGGGATGGCGCTACTGGTATAATAGCTTGCAAATTTAATAATCCTCAAAAAACAGGTCATGCTTTAAATGTAGTAAATATTAAGGGAAATATCTGGGTTATTGATGCACAAGCTGTTTCTAGAGATTACTTAATGACTCTAGATGAGTTTTTTCAAAAATTTCATTACATTCATCTAATGAATACTACTGGTGTTATGCGAAAAAAACCTCCATTAAGCCAGTTTAAGGAAACGATGAAATAA
- a CDS encoding SiaC family regulatory phosphoprotein: MGTHLTEQIVIDWVKQILDYINNKFPLAHLRVDKNCILETNDVWLVRCQNNEYLSTGDVRYQLHAFPEPFILIDKRDYQIYLVRDAYCEELPEAYKSFRGGGFYDVIFEEVLYKNITASQSLIEISSPDLLEEVSSIWQGSTHLRSINELCYSNFSNLSKEDVLALAEAVARQEGLNKSNETVELVVSNLSSVDSVWFVGFQSQAFLLSNKVQDMLLGNPVYLVDKQDGKIYACEGSGEGLLNDFLYHKYGWHSEFLWEPLNLPKIRLELPKTKETPYICFNADKGIFKIEGKSTIREDELFFAFYRPVVDFLEGYKQIALPKSVFYFDIEYLDERSNGFYFDIFGKISELQEFTKVYVIWYFEDDDQGDIGAEYLEHFSDLSMEFVQKTK, encoded by the coding sequence ATGGGCACTCACTTGACGGAACAAATAGTAATAGATTGGGTAAAACAAATCCTTGATTATATTAATAATAAATTTCCATTGGCTCACTTGAGGGTTGATAAAAATTGTATTTTGGAAACAAATGATGTATGGTTGGTGAGGTGTCAAAATAATGAATACCTTAGTACCGGAGATGTCAGATACCAGCTTCATGCTTTTCCAGAGCCCTTTATATTAATAGATAAACGGGATTATCAGATATACTTAGTCAGAGATGCATATTGTGAAGAATTACCTGAAGCTTATAAAAGCTTTAGGGGTGGAGGGTTTTATGATGTAATTTTTGAAGAAGTACTATATAAAAATATTACAGCAAGTCAATCCTTGATAGAAATATCTTCTCCTGATTTACTGGAAGAAGTATCTTCTATATGGCAGGGTTCAACACATCTACGTTCCATCAATGAGCTTTGTTACAGTAATTTTAGTAATTTATCAAAAGAAGATGTGCTTGCACTTGCTGAAGCAGTCGCAAGACAGGAGGGGCTCAATAAGAGTAATGAAACCGTTGAGTTAGTTGTAAGCAATCTTAGCTCTGTGGATTCTGTTTGGTTTGTTGGATTCCAAAGCCAAGCATTCTTACTATCCAATAAAGTGCAAGATATGCTCTTGGGAAACCCTGTTTATTTAGTGGACAAGCAAGATGGTAAAATATATGCTTGTGAAGGATCTGGTGAAGGGCTGTTGAATGATTTCTTATATCATAAATATGGGTGGCATTCTGAGTTTTTGTGGGAACCTCTTAATCTACCCAAAATAAGATTAGAGTTGCCAAAAACAAAAGAAACTCCTTATATATGTTTTAACGCAGATAAAGGTATTTTTAAGATTGAAGGAAAATCTACTATTCGAGAGGATGAACTTTTCTTTGCTTTTTATAGACCTGTGGTGGATTTTTTAGAAGGCTATAAACAAATAGCCTTGCCAAAGTCAGTTTTTTACTTTGATATAGAATATTTAGACGAAAGAAGTAATGGTTTCTATTTTGATATTTTTGGTAAGATAAGTGAACTTCAAGAGTTTACAAAAGTTTATGTTATCTGGTACTTTGAGGATGATGATCAAGGAGACATTGGAGCAGAATATTTAGAGCATTTCTCTGATTTATCAATGGAGTTTGTACAAAAAACAAAATAG
- a CDS encoding helix-turn-helix domain-containing protein has product METLEITKDTDIKEYRRQLIVRLSKHDLTQEEIADVVSCSQGLVSQTLQNYATDGFSGIASVPHSGPTSGLDSSDLVTLEQLLSKGASDYGYSEDYWDRSRVQKLISSHFGLDYCLSNISKILQKIRWS; this is encoded by the coding sequence ATGGAAACACTAGAAATCACCAAAGATACAGATATAAAAGAATACCGTCGTCAATTAATAGTACGTCTCTCAAAGCATGATTTAACTCAGGAAGAAATAGCTGATGTAGTGAGTTGTAGTCAAGGTTTGGTCAGTCAGACCTTACAAAACTATGCTACTGATGGGTTTTCTGGTATAGCCTCTGTGCCTCATAGCGGACCAACCTCAGGCTTAGATTCCTCAGACTTGGTAACACTTGAGCAATTACTATCCAAAGGAGCTTCTGACTATGGATATTCAGAAGATTACTGGGATCGCAGCCGTGTTCAAAAGTTAATTTCTTCTCATTTTGGTTTGGATTATTGTTTGTCCAATATTAGTAAGATTTTACAAAAAATTAGGTGGAGTTGA
- a CDS encoding polymorphic toxin-type HINT domain-containing protein, whose translation MGDWVWSYNEKTGRQELKQVTSTVQLKASSLVLLKLGDEQIYATPNHPFYLEGKWVKAGNLSQGDSLHLFCSRRLALDSLVKVDTNARVYNFSVTKHHNYFVGKAGVLVHNANGYDDLLARTNSQPLKDKINALGNDKAKFLDDFKDVDAVLAKFEAKPELVDGWRVLDEAGETALRKDIGELQKVASIKQVGYKDWVNLLKNVEFKKIYDGFKNGSVARKHSKELSLLEETSIKFYTNETYFKFNNALIQGSKSDDTLALEKLLNKSLDKTPSSPGKYYRGIGKPEIAMLNKLKIGGEVPYKNFVSTSSDIGTAGTFARKNNTKTGEAALVIIESKNGKNIKKYSDAEFEAEVLHKSGSKFILKSIEENKLLNAFEHQFDYMPPVYGRKYTIVEK comes from the coding sequence GTGGGTGATTGGGTATGGAGCTATAATGAAAAAACAGGTAGGCAAGAATTGAAGCAGGTGACTTCTACCGTACAACTCAAGGCAAGTTCACTGGTATTACTTAAGCTAGGAGACGAACAAATCTATGCTACCCCCAACCACCCATTTTATCTGGAGGGCAAATGGGTAAAAGCAGGTAATCTGAGTCAGGGAGATAGTTTACACTTGTTCTGTTCACGCAGGTTGGCATTGGATAGTCTGGTCAAGGTAGATACCAATGCCAGGGTTTACAATTTTTCGGTCACCAAGCACCACAATTATTTTGTTGGGAAGGCTGGGGTATTGGTGCATAATGCCAATGGGTATGATGATTTGCTTGCCCGCACCAACAGTCAACCACTCAAAGATAAAATCAATGCCTTGGGCAATGACAAGGCGAAGTTTTTAGATGACTTTAAGGATGTAGATGCTGTTTTGGCTAAATTTGAGGCAAAGCCTGAGTTGGTAGATGGGTGGAGGGTGTTGGATGAAGCTGGGGAAACTGCATTAAGAAAGGATATTGGGGAATTACAAAAGGTAGCAAGTATTAAGCAGGTTGGGTATAAGGATTGGGTTAATTTATTAAAAAATGTAGAGTTTAAAAAGATCTATGATGGATTCAAAAATGGCTCAGTTGCTAGAAAACATTCTAAAGAATTATCCTTACTGGAAGAAACAAGCATTAAGTTTTATACCAATGAAACGTATTTTAAATTTAATAATGCGCTAATCCAAGGTTCTAAATCTGATGATACTTTAGCACTAGAGAAATTATTAAATAAAAGTTTGGATAAAACCCCATCTTCTCCCGGTAAATATTATAGAGGCATAGGCAAGCCTGAAATAGCTATGCTAAATAAATTAAAAATAGGAGGTGAGGTGCCTTATAAAAATTTCGTGTCGACATCCAGCGATATTGGGACAGCAGGAACGTTTGCAAGAAAAAACAATACAAAAACAGGAGAAGCAGCTTTGGTTATTATTGAATCTAAAAATGGAAAGAATATCAAAAAATATTCTGATGCAGAATTTGAAGCAGAGGTATTACATAAAAGTGGTTCTAAATTTATATTAAAAAGTATTGAAGAAAATAAACTTCTAAATGCTTTTGAGCATCAGTTTGATTATATGCCACCTGTATATGGCAGAAAATATACAATCGTAGAAAAGTAG
- a CDS encoding polymorphic toxin-type HINT domain-containing protein, with protein sequence MNKLRKKGVWKLVKEEYSKATCNNFVTNYTQGKVLVDLLSIYVGAPKTINGFIEFTGKQLDNLTTKIAPTLTKLNLVTKKLSNKAIKLVKESGVFKIKKADKTLAQLNPEGKLEVTRALRTQPAGDLAALRARGEATQPIAARLPDGTEMNIVIYKQRTNAGEELVHCQPNGKRTCFVAGTLILTNKDHKKIEDIRVGDWVWSYNEKTGRQELKRVTKVFVRQTQKLINLYFGNEIIQTTPDHPFYLEGKWVKSGNLSQGDSLHLFCSRRLALDSLVKVDTNARVYNFSVTKHHNYFVGKAGVLVHNANGYDDLLARTNSQPLKDKINALGNDKAKFLDDFKDVDAVLAKFEAKPELVDGWKILYPEPFFRKRIEDLEVVAKYLEGNPGKLNDILKEFKNTKGTMPRRKLLLQWEKSKANYVSRFVAGKTYKVDVFEAWRSEVKYGAESIEKIRRLKLKMEANGFDPSYPIIAIEYKGQVLLVNGHHRLAAAKAAGIKDVPIRFLDDIEFL encoded by the coding sequence ATGAACAAGCTCAGGAAAAAGGGAGTTTGGAAGCTCGTAAAAGAAGAGTATAGCAAAGCCACTTGCAACAATTTTGTTACCAACTATACCCAAGGCAAGGTGTTGGTAGACCTGCTGTCTATTTATGTAGGGGCTCCTAAAACAATCAATGGTTTTATTGAGTTTACGGGCAAACAACTGGATAACCTGACTACCAAAATAGCCCCCACCCTCACCAAGCTCAACCTGGTGACCAAAAAATTGAGTAATAAGGCGATTAAATTAGTGAAAGAAAGTGGGGTTTTTAAAATTAAAAAAGCAGATAAAACCCTTGCCCAATTAAACCCCGAAGGTAAGCTGGAAGTAACCAGAGCTTTGCGTACCCAACCTGCTGGAGACCTGGCAGCATTGAGGGCACGAGGGGAGGCTACCCAACCCATAGCAGCTCGTTTGCCCGATGGCACAGAGATGAACATTGTGATTTATAAGCAACGCACCAATGCAGGCGAAGAGTTGGTGCACTGCCAACCCAATGGCAAGCGCACTTGTTTTGTGGCGGGTACGCTTATACTGACTAATAAAGACCACAAAAAAATAGAGGACATCCGAGTGGGCGATTGGGTATGGAGCTATAATGAAAAAACAGGTAGGCAAGAATTGAAGCGGGTAACCAAAGTGTTTGTAAGGCAGACCCAAAAACTTATAAATTTATATTTTGGCAACGAAATTATTCAAACTACGCCTGACCACCCATTTTATCTGGAGGGCAAATGGGTAAAGTCAGGCAATCTGAGCCAGGGTGACAGTTTACACTTGTTCTGTTCACGCAGGTTGGCATTGGATAGTCTGGTCAAGGTAGATACCAATGCCAGGGTTTACAATTTTTCGGTCACCAAGCACCACAACTATTTTGTGGGGAAAGCTGGGGTGTTGGTGCATAATGCCAATGGGTATGATGATTTGCTTGCCCGCACCAACAGTCAACCACTCAAAGATAAAATCAATGCCTTGGGCAATGACAAGGCGAAGTTTTTAGATGACTTTAAGGATGTAGATGCTGTTTTGGCTAAGTTTGAGGCAAAGCCTGAGTTGGTAGATGGGTGGAAAATTCTTTATCCAGAGCCTTTCTTTAGAAAAAGAATAGAAGATTTAGAAGTTGTTGCAAAATATCTAGAGGGAAACCCTGGTAAACTTAATGATATACTAAAGGAATTTAAAAATACAAAAGGCACAATGCCACGACGTAAACTGTTATTACAGTGGGAAAAAAGTAAAGCAAATTATGTATCACGGTTTGTGGCAGGCAAAACCTACAAGGTCGATGTCTTTGAGGCTTGGAGATCAGAGGTCAAATATGGGGCTGAATCTATTGAGAAAATACGAAGACTAAAATTAAAGATGGAAGCAAATGGCTTTGACCCAAGTTATCCAATAATTGCAATTGAATATAAAGGGCAAGTATTGTTGGTAAACGGTCATCATAGGTTAGCAGCAGCAAAAGCTGCAGGAATAAAGGATGTCCCGATTCGCTTTTTGGATGATATTGAGTTTTTGTGA